The following coding sequences lie in one Miscanthus floridulus cultivar M001 chromosome 9, ASM1932011v1, whole genome shotgun sequence genomic window:
- the LOC136481298 gene encoding uncharacterized protein, translated as MASADLLRREEEFYSSLFDSAKGDGAKSRSQLIERKIELLEDMATKVSNRRSRKWMNDRLLIELVPRLHVEEIKGLFAPPPWGEEAPLSAFCRTSVGEWDAFRSIDMDAEARLMQHMKRSSQKSRNHVDEGELIALNAWHRIDRQTREAIKRNFLPDLLEIYEERVRAFIEDTSDKDVLMLNVQDPFQRLLLHGVCEFYNVTSTTTSSVRDGRPWKTTTIKKRQGTGVPSRITLVNFLRMKKNGSH; from the exons ATGGCGAGCGCGGATCTGCTGCGGAGGGAGGAGGAGTTCTACTCCTCCTTGTTTGATTCCGCCAAAG GCGATGGCGCCAAGTCGCGCTCACAGCTGATCGAGAGGAAGATTGAACTCCTCGAGGACATGGCCACCAAG GTCAGTAACCGGAGATCACGAAAGTGGATGAATGACCGTTTGCTGATTGAACTTGTCCCGCGTCTTCATGTTGAAGAAATCAAAGGCCTATTTGCTCCTCCACCATGGG GTGAGGAAGCACCCTTGTCAGCATTCTGCAGGACAAGTGTTGGTGAATGGGATGCCTTCAGGAGCATTGACATGGATGCTGAG GCAAGATTGATGCAACATATGAAAAGATCATCCCAAAAATCCAGGAATCATGTGGACGAAGGGGAATTGATTGCGTTGAATGCCTGGCACCGGATAGATCGCCAAACTAGGGAAGCAATAAAGAGAAATTTCCTTCCTGATCTGCTTGAAATATATGAA GAACGAGTTAGGGCCTTCATTGAAGATACTAGTGACAAGGATGTGCTTATGCTGAATGTCCAGGACCCATTTCAGAGGCTGCTTCTGCATGGTGTTTGTGAG TTCTACAACGTGACCTCGACGACCACGAGCAGTGTAAGAGATGGGAGGCCTTGGAAGACAACGACCATCAAGAAGAGGCAGGGCACGGGTGTTCCCTCCAGAATCACATTAGTTAACTTTCTGAGGATGAAGAAGAATGGGTCCCATTGA